A DNA window from Anaerolineae bacterium contains the following coding sequences:
- a CDS encoding MBL fold metallo-hydrolase produces the protein MDVRTITVSFILNFSVNCYLVSAGEGFVLVDTGVSNRRAFLERELERAGCHPRDLNLIILTHGDFDHSGNAAYLRDRFQTKVAMHQGDLGFVERGDMFHNRKQPNAMVKALMGLFSRLAPEDRFTPDVYLEDGADLSEYGLDARVINVTGHSRGSLVILTGEGDLFCGDLIGNTRRPELWSIMDDREAARASVERLKRLPVRVVYPGHGKPFSGEELRQIGVR, from the coding sequence GTGGACGTACGAACCATCACCGTTTCATTCATCCTCAACTTCTCGGTGAACTGCTACCTCGTCAGCGCTGGCGAGGGCTTCGTCCTGGTAGACACAGGGGTCTCCAACCGGCGCGCCTTTCTGGAGAGGGAGTTGGAGCGAGCCGGCTGCCATCCGAGGGACCTCAACCTCATCATCCTCACCCACGGCGACTTCGACCACTCGGGCAACGCCGCCTACCTCCGGGACCGGTTCCAGACGAAGGTGGCCATGCACCAGGGCGACCTCGGCTTCGTCGAACGCGGGGATATGTTCCACAACCGCAAGCAGCCCAACGCCATGGTAAAGGCCTTGATGGGCCTCTTCTCCCGCCTTGCGCCGGAGGACCGGTTCACCCCGGACGTCTACCTAGAAGACGGGGCAGACCTGTCCGAGTACGGACTGGACGCCCGCGTTATCAACGTCACCGGTCACTCGCGGGGCTCGCTGGTGATCCTGACGGGAGAGGGCGACCTGTTCTGCGGGGACCTGATCGGCAACACGCGCAGGCCGGAGCTCTGGAGCATCATGGACGATCGGGAGGCCGCTCGAGCCAGCGTGGAAAGGCTCAAGAGGCTGCCGGTGCGGGTCGTCTATCCAGGGCACGGGAAGCCGTTCTCGGGGGAGGAGTTGCGCCAGATCGGCGTGAGGTAG
- a CDS encoding glycoside hydrolase family 127 protein: protein MNAPLRPVPLHSVALSDTFWAPRQEITRRVTLPVELRHCRATGRIDAFRLEWRPGQPNPPHMFWDSDVAKWVEAAAYSLATHPDPELERALDEVVELIVSAQQPDGYLNVHFTVVEPDKRWTNLRDWHELYCAGHLMEAAVAHKQATGKDTLLEALCRYADHIASRFGPEEGQRRGYPGHEEIELALVKLYRQTGELRYLNLARFFVDERGRQPHYYELEAQARGDDPATWQGRDYRYNQAHLPVREQETAEGHAVRAMYLYSGMTDVAAETGDRSLLEAVQRLWANVTQRRMYLTGGVGSAREGERFTWDYHLPNYSAYTETCAAIGLVFWAHRLLQVEPKGEYADAMERALYNGVLSGISLSGDRFFYVNPLALDYQAYRHEVELFGRSVVAPERQEWFPCACCPPNIARMLTSLGQYLYSLGEDALYVHLYVGGRAAVSLAGNQVALTQETGYPWREQVRLTVEPERETEFTLALRLPGWCREPELTVNGEAIPVHEVTQDGYAYLRRKWKAGDVVELMLPMPVERVYAHPEVRDDAGRVALQRGPLVYCLEQVDNGPNLEDIRLPRSSELRAHWEPDLLGGVMIVRGEGTRRGRSGWDGRLYRSAPPAEVPVEVVAVPYYAWANREPGDMLVWMRE, encoded by the coding sequence ATGAACGCGCCCCTTCGACCGGTACCCCTTCACAGCGTCGCCCTGTCCGATACCTTCTGGGCCCCGCGGCAGGAGATCACCCGCCGCGTCACCCTGCCCGTAGAACTGCGGCACTGCCGCGCTACCGGCCGCATAGATGCCTTCCGCCTGGAGTGGCGCCCCGGCCAGCCCAATCCGCCCCACATGTTCTGGGACTCGGATGTGGCCAAGTGGGTGGAAGCCGCCGCCTACAGCCTGGCCACCCACCCCGACCCGGAGCTGGAGCGGGCCCTGGATGAGGTGGTGGAGCTCATCGTCTCCGCCCAGCAGCCCGACGGCTACCTTAACGTCCACTTCACCGTCGTGGAGCCGGACAAGCGCTGGACCAACCTGCGCGACTGGCACGAGCTCTACTGCGCTGGCCACCTCATGGAAGCGGCCGTGGCCCACAAGCAGGCCACCGGCAAGGACACCCTCCTCGAGGCCCTCTGTCGCTATGCCGACCACATCGCCTCCCGGTTCGGCCCCGAGGAGGGGCAGCGCCGAGGGTACCCGGGCCACGAGGAGATCGAGCTGGCCCTGGTGAAGCTCTACCGGCAAACAGGCGAGCTTCGCTACCTGAACCTGGCCCGTTTCTTCGTGGACGAGCGCGGGCGTCAGCCCCACTATTACGAGCTGGAGGCCCAGGCCCGCGGCGATGACCCCGCCACCTGGCAGGGGCGCGACTACCGCTACAATCAGGCCCACCTGCCGGTGCGGGAACAGGAGACGGCCGAGGGCCATGCCGTGCGGGCCATGTACCTCTACAGCGGCATGACCGACGTAGCCGCCGAGACGGGCGACCGGTCCCTGCTGGAGGCGGTGCAGCGGCTGTGGGCCAATGTCACCCAGCGACGCATGTACCTCACCGGCGGCGTCGGGTCGGCCCGCGAAGGCGAGCGCTTCACTTGGGACTATCATCTGCCCAACTACTCCGCCTACACCGAGACCTGCGCCGCCATCGGCCTGGTGTTCTGGGCCCACCGCCTGCTGCAGGTGGAGCCCAAGGGCGAGTATGCCGACGCCATGGAGCGGGCCCTGTACAACGGCGTCCTCAGCGGCATCTCCCTGTCCGGGGATCGTTTCTTCTACGTGAACCCCCTGGCGCTGGACTACCAGGCCTACCGGCACGAGGTAGAACTGTTCGGGCGGTCGGTCGTAGCGCCGGAGCGACAGGAGTGGTTCCCCTGTGCCTGTTGTCCGCCCAACATCGCCCGGATGCTCACCTCCCTGGGCCAGTACCTCTACTCCCTGGGCGAGGACGCTCTCTACGTCCACCTCTACGTCGGGGGCCGGGCCGCGGTCAGTCTGGCCGGGAACCAGGTGGCGCTCACTCAGGAGACGGGCTATCCCTGGCGGGAGCAAGTCCGCCTGACGGTGGAGCCTGAACGCGAGACCGAATTCACCCTGGCCCTGCGCCTGCCCGGCTGGTGCCGGGAGCCCGAACTGACGGTGAACGGCGAGGCCATCCCGGTGCACGAGGTGACGCAAGACGGCTACGCCTACCTGCGCCGGAAGTGGAAGGCCGGCGACGTAGTCGAGTTGATGCTGCCCATGCCGGTGGAGCGGGTGTACGCCCATCCCGAGGTGCGGGACGATGCCGGACGGGTAGCCCTGCAGCGGGGCCCCCTGGTCTACTGCCTGGAGCAGGTCGACAACGGCCCCAACCTGGAGGACATCCGCCTGCCGCGGAGTTCGGAGCTCCGCGCGCATTGGGAGCCAGACCTCCTGGGCGGGGTCATGATCGTCCGGGGCGAGGGCACGCGCCGGGGCCGTTCCGGATGGGACGGCCGGCTGTACCGGTCGGCGCCACCGGCCGAGGTGCCGGTGGAGGTGGTGGCTGTGCCCTACTACGCCTGGGCCAACCGCGAGCCGGGGGACATGCTGGTGTGGATGCGGGAATGA